The following are encoded in a window of Terriglobales bacterium genomic DNA:
- a CDS encoding APC family permease, translated as MSDSTATSQPPHLRRVLTLWDLIFYGIVLIQPIAPVPLYGVAQKLSNGHFATIILVAMFAMMITAVSYGRMAALYPAAGSAYTYVGRGLNPHLGFLAGWAMFLDYLLQPLINTIWISTALHERYVGAVPFFAWAAIIAAIITLLNLRGIRSSALANKALLFVMFVVVGLFVVLAIRFLLRANGVTGLFSTQPFYDPRTFDSHRIWSATSFAALTYIGFDGVTTLAEDVENPKRNVLLATVLVCVFTGLFGGLLVYLAQLVWPDWHVFPNLETAFMDVCSRVGGTFLFNAMGIILILAAFGSALTGGLGAARLLFGMGRDNVLPRRIFGHLSPGSSTPTYNILIIGGLSFLGAIALNRFGNAYEHAGELLNFGAFLAFMGVNLATFWQFAVTTQTGYRKRVFADVLLPLIGFGFCALIWWNLNPLAKTIGGIWFAIGLVYLAITTRAFREAPAMIDFSES; from the coding sequence ATGAGCGACTCAACAGCAACTTCCCAACCACCTCATCTCCGCCGCGTCCTCACACTCTGGGACCTCATCTTTTACGGCATCGTACTCATCCAGCCAATCGCCCCGGTTCCACTCTACGGCGTCGCGCAAAAGCTCTCTAACGGCCACTTCGCGACCATCATTCTCGTCGCAATGTTCGCGATGATGATCACCGCAGTCAGCTATGGACGCATGGCAGCGCTGTATCCAGCCGCAGGATCGGCTTACACGTACGTTGGCCGCGGCCTGAATCCCCATTTGGGATTTCTTGCGGGATGGGCGATGTTCCTCGATTACCTGCTGCAACCGCTTATCAATACCATCTGGATCTCGACCGCGCTGCACGAGCGGTATGTGGGTGCAGTGCCGTTCTTCGCCTGGGCGGCCATTATCGCGGCGATCATTACGCTACTCAATCTTCGTGGAATTCGTTCATCGGCGCTCGCCAATAAAGCCCTGTTATTCGTGATGTTCGTCGTCGTTGGTCTGTTTGTTGTCCTCGCAATCCGCTTTTTGCTGCGCGCGAACGGTGTTACTGGCCTGTTTTCGACGCAGCCTTTCTATGATCCGCGCACATTTGACTCCCATCGCATCTGGAGTGCGACCTCATTTGCGGCGCTCACTTACATTGGCTTTGACGGCGTCACTACGTTGGCGGAGGACGTAGAGAATCCCAAACGCAACGTTTTGCTGGCCACAGTTCTGGTTTGCGTCTTCACGGGACTATTTGGCGGATTGCTAGTGTATCTGGCGCAGCTTGTCTGGCCCGACTGGCACGTGTTCCCAAATCTGGAGACCGCTTTCATGGACGTTTGCAGCCGCGTCGGCGGAACGTTCCTGTTCAACGCTATGGGCATAATCCTGATTCTCGCCGCCTTCGGCAGCGCACTAACCGGCGGGCTCGGCGCCGCGCGCCTGCTCTTTGGCATGGGACGCGACAATGTCTTGCCACGCCGCATCTTCGGTCATTTGAGTCCCGGAAGCAGCACGCCGACGTACAACATCCTCATCATTGGTGGCTTGAGCTTTCTGGGCGCGATCGCGCTCAACCGTTTTGGGAACGCATACGAGCACGCGGGTGAACTGCTTAACTTCGGAGCATTTCTGGCGTTTATGGGGGTCAATCTGGCGACGTTCTGGCAGTTTGCCGTGACTACCCAGACGGGATATCGCAAGAGGGTCTTCGCAGACGTCTTGCTACCGTTAATCGGCTTCGGCTTCTGCGCGCTGATCTGGTGGAATCTCAATCCGCTAGCCAAGACGATCGGTGGTATCTGGTTCGCGATCGGGTTGGTCTACCTTGCCATTACCACGCGAGCCTTTCGCGAGGCTCCGGCAATGATCGATTTCAGCGAGTCGTAA
- a CDS encoding PIG-L family deacetylase produces MTSTGSSRRSRRLSYLFRIFSCALLLTVSQVPAGADKPVLAQDQGYVALQQELQRLRTTARLMHTTAHPDDEDGGILTLQSRGKGTTALLCSLTRGQGGQNKSGDAFSDELGVLRTLELLAADEYYGVEQRFTRVADFGFSKTPEETFAKWGGHDVAIGDLVRIIRTFRPDVLVARFSGTSRDGHAHHQASAIVTREAFRAAGDPNRFPEQIKEGLLPWQPKKLYVGNFGDAEGSNVGFDIGTYSPLLGKSYTQFAVEGLARQTSQGTGGFRVPPGHRFTYYRRVDSVLPPAKLEPGEEEGTEDDFFDGIDVTLPGLASRLGADESKVPALRKGLQELANLVNEAAEKAKPRDPSDAGAPLIEGLKLTRDLIRQVDQSALTPAQKLELLTNLRTKEAQFERAANLALGVLLDLSVDPPEGSQSGFFRLEQTLQTAVPGQTFTLTARFYNRGTENLEPEQIVLDMPEGFTSEIVKRDLKPLHSGDVASVQFRMTVPQDAQLTKPYWGRSNAYTETVDKFTNPAYATLPLPPWPVQAHAVYNVVEGKGTAHAVAMAKYIDPVSGQGQHELAIAPALSLEFANASQIVRADSSQPFHVTVRVRSQLTTPANANLHLAVPTGWSVNPASSPVHLEHEGDVAELEFTVSPKADGEKHYDLKAIAEYQGKQLSEGFRVVTRSDLDTFYYYRPASLDVSAVHVNVPPGLRVGYVMGAGDEIPASLKQLGINVEIIAPSDLRSIDLSRFHTIVMGIRAYDVSTDVRVHNGKLLDFVSRGGTLILQYNSNTNAFNTGHYTPYPATDSNRRVSVEEAPVEILEPQNPVLNYPNKITAHDFDGWVQERGTYFMSDWDPHFHSLLSSQDPGEQPLKGGLLVAQYGKGTYIYTGYVFFRQLPAGVPGAIRLFVNLLSAGSAAR; encoded by the coding sequence ATGACTTCGACCGGATCGTCTCGCCGCTCCCGCCGTCTCTCCTATCTTTTCCGAATTTTCTCTTGCGCGCTTCTGCTGACGGTGTCACAAGTTCCGGCTGGCGCAGACAAACCCGTACTCGCACAAGATCAGGGCTACGTGGCATTGCAGCAAGAACTGCAAAGGCTACGGACGACCGCCCGCCTCATGCATACGACTGCGCATCCCGACGACGAAGATGGCGGTATCCTCACGCTTCAATCCCGCGGCAAAGGGACAACTGCGCTTTTATGCAGCCTCACGCGCGGACAAGGCGGGCAGAACAAATCCGGAGACGCCTTCTCCGACGAACTCGGTGTGCTTCGCACCCTCGAGCTGCTCGCTGCCGATGAATACTACGGTGTGGAGCAGCGCTTCACACGCGTTGCTGACTTCGGTTTTTCCAAAACTCCGGAAGAGACATTTGCGAAGTGGGGCGGCCACGACGTTGCCATCGGCGATTTAGTGCGCATCATCCGAACCTTCCGCCCCGATGTTCTGGTTGCACGTTTCTCCGGAACCTCTCGCGATGGCCATGCGCATCATCAGGCTTCGGCGATCGTGACGCGCGAAGCCTTTCGCGCAGCCGGCGATCCCAATCGCTTTCCTGAGCAAATCAAGGAAGGACTGCTGCCCTGGCAGCCGAAGAAGCTTTATGTGGGCAACTTTGGAGATGCCGAAGGCTCCAACGTAGGATTCGATATCGGAACCTACTCTCCTCTTTTGGGAAAGTCATATACGCAATTTGCCGTCGAAGGGCTTGCCCGTCAGACTTCGCAGGGTACCGGCGGCTTCCGTGTTCCGCCCGGACATCGCTTCACGTACTACAGGCGCGTCGACTCGGTGCTTCCGCCGGCGAAGCTGGAGCCCGGTGAGGAAGAGGGAACCGAAGACGACTTCTTCGATGGTATCGACGTTACGCTCCCTGGATTAGCTTCCAGATTGGGAGCCGACGAAAGCAAAGTGCCGGCTCTACGAAAAGGATTGCAAGAACTCGCAAACCTCGTGAACGAAGCCGCAGAAAAGGCCAAGCCTCGCGATCCCTCCGATGCCGGCGCACCTCTCATCGAAGGACTGAAGCTCACGCGCGATCTGATCAGGCAAGTAGATCAGTCCGCACTTACACCGGCGCAGAAGCTTGAACTGCTGACGAATCTTAGGACAAAAGAAGCGCAGTTCGAGCGCGCTGCCAACCTGGCCTTGGGTGTGCTGCTCGATCTGAGCGTCGACCCTCCCGAGGGGTCGCAGAGCGGCTTCTTCCGCTTAGAGCAGACCTTGCAGACCGCGGTTCCTGGACAGACCTTTACACTCACCGCGCGCTTCTACAACCGTGGAACCGAGAATCTCGAGCCCGAACAGATCGTGCTCGACATGCCTGAAGGCTTTACTTCGGAGATCGTGAAGCGCGATCTCAAGCCGCTGCACTCCGGCGACGTGGCCTCTGTCCAATTTCGCATGACCGTTCCTCAGGATGCTCAACTTACGAAGCCCTATTGGGGTCGCAGCAATGCGTACACCGAAACCGTAGACAAATTCACCAATCCCGCGTATGCGACGCTACCGCTTCCACCATGGCCGGTGCAGGCGCATGCCGTTTACAACGTGGTCGAGGGGAAGGGAACCGCCCATGCTGTGGCGATGGCCAAGTACATCGATCCCGTTTCGGGACAAGGACAGCATGAACTCGCCATCGCTCCCGCGCTCTCGCTAGAGTTTGCCAACGCGTCCCAGATTGTGAGGGCCGACTCGAGTCAACCCTTTCACGTTACCGTAAGAGTTCGAAGCCAGCTCACAACGCCCGCAAACGCAAACCTGCACCTCGCCGTTCCCACCGGATGGTCCGTGAATCCCGCAAGCAGTCCGGTTCATTTGGAACATGAGGGCGATGTTGCTGAACTCGAATTCACTGTGTCGCCCAAAGCAGACGGCGAAAAGCACTACGATCTGAAAGCGATCGCTGAATATCAAGGCAAGCAGCTCAGCGAAGGATTCCGCGTCGTTACGCGTTCGGATCTCGACACGTTCTACTACTATCGTCCAGCGAGCCTCGACGTAAGCGCAGTGCATGTAAATGTTCCACCGGGACTGCGTGTGGGATACGTCATGGGCGCAGGCGATGAAATCCCTGCCAGCCTCAAGCAGCTCGGGATCAACGTCGAGATAATCGCGCCTTCAGATCTACGATCGATTGATCTGTCACGCTTTCACACCATTGTGATGGGGATTCGCGCATACGACGTCAGCACGGACGTTCGAGTTCATAACGGGAAGCTGCTGGATTTCGTCTCTCGGGGCGGAACGCTCATCCTGCAATACAACTCGAACACCAACGCCTTCAATACAGGCCACTACACTCCGTATCCAGCGACTGACAGCAATCGACGCGTGAGCGTGGAAGAAGCTCCAGTGGAAATCCTGGAGCCCCAGAATCCCGTTCTGAACTATCCGAACAAAATCACAGCTCATGACTTCGATGGGTGGGTGCAGGAACGTGGCACATACTTCATGAGCGATTGGGACCCTCACTTCCATTCGCTGCTTTCTTCGCAAGATCCGGGCGAACAACCACTGAAAGGCGGATTGCTCGTAGCCCAATATGGGAAAGGAACCTACATCTATACCGGCTACGTGTTCTTTCGTCAGCTCCCTGCAGGGGTGCCGGGCGCCATTCGTCTGTTCGTGAATCTACTGAGCGCTGGGAGTGCAGCCCGTTGA
- a CDS encoding APC family permease: MVNIKGSAADQRLIRGIGLREGISLNVIEMIGIGPFITIPLIVHAAGGPQAMLGWIFGAVLAMCDGMVWAELGAALPRAGGSYEYLKEIYGPNGAGRWLSFLYVWQLMMSAPLSAASGCVGVAQYAGFIFPSLQRVIAAHSVNLGFGGSALAGVSITITYGTFVAVLACMLAIALAYRRVDAVGRISNWLLAGVFGAIAWIIWAGIAHFDSARAFDFPPGAFRLDHAFFLGMGSAMLIATYDYWGYYNICYLGAEVREPGKTIPRAILYAILIVAAIYIVMNVSILGVVPWRELDQAAASDSRFYVVSTMMQRLYGTHAGQFVAVLIIWTAFASIFSVLLGVSRIPYAAALDGNFFQIFGRLNPRGNFPSSALLCMGALTCVLCMFRLADLVAALVVIRIMMQFILQAVGVMIFRHRDPSHERPFRMWLYPLPALLALAGFVYILISRKNFEREVILATVLIVFGTVAYLIRARTRGEWPFVTNSSAR; the protein is encoded by the coding sequence GTGGTGAATATAAAAGGGAGCGCGGCAGATCAGCGACTGATTCGCGGCATTGGTCTGCGCGAAGGTATCTCCCTTAACGTGATCGAGATGATCGGCATTGGGCCGTTCATCACCATTCCTCTCATCGTTCATGCTGCTGGTGGACCGCAGGCGATGCTCGGATGGATCTTCGGCGCTGTGCTTGCGATGTGCGATGGCATGGTGTGGGCGGAGCTTGGTGCCGCGCTTCCGCGCGCCGGTGGCTCATACGAGTACCTGAAAGAGATTTACGGGCCTAATGGCGCCGGCCGATGGCTGTCGTTCTTATACGTGTGGCAGTTGATGATGAGCGCTCCGCTCTCGGCTGCCTCCGGCTGTGTGGGTGTGGCCCAGTATGCCGGGTTCATATTTCCGTCACTGCAGAGAGTGATTGCGGCTCACAGTGTCAATCTGGGATTTGGCGGATCTGCCCTCGCCGGTGTGAGCATAACGATTACCTACGGCACATTCGTCGCTGTGTTGGCTTGTATGCTGGCGATTGCGTTGGCATATCGCCGAGTTGATGCAGTTGGACGCATCTCGAATTGGCTGTTGGCCGGCGTCTTCGGAGCGATTGCCTGGATCATTTGGGCAGGCATTGCTCACTTCGATTCTGCTCGAGCCTTCGATTTCCCGCCGGGGGCTTTTCGTCTTGACCATGCCTTCTTCCTCGGCATGGGATCCGCAATGCTGATTGCCACTTACGATTACTGGGGCTACTACAATATCTGCTATCTGGGCGCGGAAGTGCGCGAGCCAGGAAAGACAATTCCGCGCGCAATTCTCTACGCGATTCTGATCGTCGCAGCGATCTACATCGTAATGAACGTAAGCATTCTCGGAGTCGTGCCGTGGCGTGAGCTAGACCAGGCAGCTGCCAGTGACTCACGGTTCTATGTCGTTTCAACGATGATGCAACGGCTTTACGGAACACATGCGGGACAGTTCGTCGCGGTGCTGATTATCTGGACCGCCTTTGCTTCCATCTTTTCGGTCCTGCTCGGCGTTTCGCGGATTCCGTATGCTGCCGCACTCGACGGCAACTTCTTCCAGATATTCGGGAGACTCAATCCGCGCGGAAATTTTCCTTCATCTGCTCTGCTATGCATGGGAGCGCTCACGTGCGTTTTGTGCATGTTCCGATTAGCCGATTTAGTGGCTGCGCTGGTCGTCATCCGGATCATGATGCAATTCATCCTGCAGGCAGTCGGAGTGATGATCTTCCGTCACAGGGACCCGTCGCATGAACGTCCATTCCGCATGTGGCTATATCCACTACCGGCGCTGCTCGCGTTAGCTGGATTCGTTTACATTCTCATATCCAGAAAGAATTTCGAACGTGAGGTAATACTAGCTACTGTGTTGATCGTCTTTGGAACAGTGGCGTATCTCATCCGTGCCCGCACTCGCGGAGAGTGGCCGTTCGTGACAAACAGCTCTGCCCGTTAG